A portion of the Paenibacillus sp. PvR098 genome contains these proteins:
- the recQ gene encoding DNA helicase RecQ — MLDINENRQRSVPFATMAEAQELLRKYYGYPDFREGQKNVIASVLRGSDTLGIMPTGGGKSICYQIPAMLMSGTTIVVSPLISLMKDQVDGLDSIGVPAAYINSSLSYAQVELRIRKAERGEYKLLYVAPERLESERFLELLSGLVIPMVAVDEAHCVSQWGHDFRPSYMRINQLVAHLPERPLLAAFTATATDQVQEDIVKHLKLQVPQVFVTGFARENLSFSVVKGENKRDVLMNHIRQHAGEAGIVYAATRKEVDQLCEYLTRQGVAAGKYHAGMTDKERAEAQEQFLYDEVRVMVASNAFGMGIDKSNVRYVVHYNMPKNMEAYYQEAGRAGRDGEPSDCLLLFSPQDIHIQKFLIEQSVGDPERQSKEYRRLQQIADYCHTPQCLQRYIVRYFGGETGEDCGQCSNCVSPDLELSDITLEAQQIFSCVRRMRERFGMTLVASVLKGSKNKKVLELGFDSLSTYGLMKSRTEKEIIDLIQLLTAEGYLQLTEGKYPVLKLTAKASSVLAGADRVVQRVRMKPAAPTVKDVETELFDELRRLRTEIAKREGIPPYIVFPDSTLREMCGVKPTNPAAMLKIKGVGEAKFFKYGAYFIEFFKQQQG; from the coding sequence ATGCTGGATATAAACGAAAATAGACAGCGGTCAGTGCCCTTTGCCACGATGGCAGAGGCGCAGGAGCTGCTGCGGAAATATTACGGATATCCCGATTTTCGCGAGGGGCAGAAGAACGTCATCGCCAGCGTCCTGAGAGGGAGCGATACGCTGGGCATCATGCCGACCGGAGGAGGGAAGTCGATCTGCTATCAAATTCCGGCGATGCTCATGAGCGGAACGACGATCGTCGTGTCTCCGCTGATCTCGCTAATGAAGGATCAGGTAGACGGACTCGATAGCATCGGCGTGCCGGCTGCGTATATCAACAGCTCATTGTCGTATGCACAGGTAGAGCTTCGTATACGCAAAGCGGAACGTGGGGAGTATAAGCTGCTCTATGTAGCCCCGGAGCGTCTGGAGTCGGAGCGCTTCCTCGAGCTGCTATCTGGCTTGGTTATCCCCATGGTGGCGGTCGATGAAGCGCACTGCGTATCGCAGTGGGGTCACGATTTCCGTCCGAGCTATATGCGGATCAACCAGCTTGTGGCGCACCTGCCGGAGAGGCCGCTGCTCGCTGCCTTCACAGCGACGGCGACCGACCAAGTGCAAGAGGATATTGTCAAGCACTTGAAGCTGCAGGTGCCCCAGGTATTCGTCACCGGGTTTGCGCGGGAGAACTTGTCATTCTCGGTTGTGAAGGGCGAGAACAAGCGGGATGTGCTGATGAATCATATCCGCCAGCACGCCGGGGAAGCGGGCATTGTCTATGCTGCCACGCGCAAGGAGGTTGACCAGCTGTGCGAATATTTGACCCGTCAGGGAGTAGCCGCGGGTAAATATCATGCGGGCATGACGGATAAGGAGCGCGCGGAAGCCCAGGAGCAATTCCTTTATGACGAGGTGCGCGTGATGGTGGCAAGCAATGCGTTCGGTATGGGCATCGATAAATCGAACGTGCGCTATGTTGTGCACTACAACATGCCGAAAAACATGGAAGCCTATTATCAGGAAGCGGGTCGTGCGGGCCGAGACGGCGAGCCGAGCGATTGCCTGCTGTTGTTCAGCCCGCAGGATATTCATATTCAGAAGTTTCTCATTGAGCAATCCGTAGGAGACCCTGAGCGGCAGTCGAAGGAGTACCGCCGGCTGCAGCAGATAGCGGACTACTGCCATACCCCGCAGTGCTTACAGCGGTACATCGTCCGCTATTTCGGAGGCGAGACGGGAGAAGATTGCGGCCAGTGCAGCAACTGCGTTAGCCCAGACCTGGAGCTTTCGGATATTACGCTGGAGGCGCAGCAAATATTCTCCTGTGTACGACGGATGCGCGAACGGTTCGGTATGACGCTGGTCGCCTCGGTGCTGAAAGGGTCGAAAAACAAAAAGGTGCTGGAGCTCGGGTTCGATAGTCTGAGCACATACGGGCTGATGAAGAGCCGGACGGAGAAGGAGATCATTGATCTGATCCAACTGCTGACCGCAGAAGGCTACTTGCAGCTGACCGAGGGCAAATATCCGGTGCTGAAGCTGACGGCGAAGGCATCCAGCGTCCTTGCTGGAGCGGACCGGGTCGTGCAGCGCGTTCGGATGAAGCCTGCGGCGCCGACGGTCAAAGATGTGGAGACGGAGCTGTTCGACGAGCTGCGGCGGCTGCGCACGGAGATTGCGAAGCGGGAGGGCATTCCTCCATATATCGTGTTCCCGGACAGCACACTGCGCGAAATGTGCGGGGTGAAGCCGACCAACCCGGCGGCAATGCTGAAGATCAAAGGTGTCGGAGAAGCGAAATTTTTCAAATACGGGGCCTATTTTATCGAATTTTTCAAGCAGCAGCAGGGGTAA
- a CDS encoding ATP-binding protein — protein MQFLKVFFTNISLLITLAFLINLGYKYVFKYFTFSKPINSRMKTVALFAVLVFAGWLTMMFGLRINETIIYDLRYMPLIIGIFLFTKPFPLFMVGLGIGLARFAFGINEAAIAGFYNMILLGVTAAVLKAWFRKTSSSQISQMIAAALIINVQSAIHSLVWGVIPFWTSLTTILPITLPLGLMLSGFFLFILRDFYLELKRTEELENTNALLREQTKELQLAKAALEEKARQVVMASQIKSEFLANMSHELKTPLNGIILLSQLLGDQHEGRFTEEELEYLGIIHTSGEELLRQINDILDLSKVEAGKMEIYKEEVSVQEIPQILQHQFHWVAEQKAIEFQIRMGDNLPDLIETDGMRVHQIIKNLLSNAFKFTSKGQVTLEIRRAAEGFDGRLGEWIAFAVSDTGIGVAQEKHRLIFEAFRQADGSISRKYGGTGLGLSISLELTKLLGGHLTLASHEGKGSTFTLYLPVD, from the coding sequence ATGCAATTTTTGAAGGTTTTTTTCACAAATATCAGCCTGCTAATCACATTGGCCTTTCTGATCAATCTAGGCTACAAGTATGTGTTCAAGTATTTTACGTTCAGTAAGCCGATTAACTCGCGGATGAAGACAGTCGCACTCTTTGCGGTGCTGGTGTTTGCAGGTTGGCTGACGATGATGTTCGGACTTCGCATTAACGAAACCATTATTTACGATCTTCGCTACATGCCTCTTATTATCGGGATTTTTTTGTTTACAAAACCGTTCCCTCTATTTATGGTTGGATTAGGCATCGGACTTGCACGGTTTGCTTTTGGCATCAATGAAGCGGCGATTGCAGGCTTTTACAATATGATTCTTCTCGGCGTTACAGCGGCGGTGCTCAAAGCGTGGTTTCGAAAGACATCAAGCTCCCAAATTAGCCAAATGATTGCAGCCGCTCTGATCATTAACGTACAGAGCGCCATCCATTCTTTGGTGTGGGGCGTGATCCCTTTTTGGACTTCTCTGACCACCATCCTTCCGATTACCCTTCCTTTGGGTTTAATGTTGAGCGGCTTTTTCTTATTCATTCTTCGCGACTTTTATTTGGAGCTCAAGCGAACAGAAGAGCTGGAAAACACCAATGCGCTGCTGCGTGAGCAAACCAAAGAGCTTCAGCTAGCCAAGGCGGCACTGGAGGAAAAAGCCCGGCAGGTGGTGATGGCTTCTCAGATAAAATCCGAGTTTTTAGCCAATATGTCGCATGAGCTCAAAACGCCGCTGAACGGCATCATTTTGTTATCACAGCTGCTTGGTGATCAGCATGAAGGGCGTTTTACCGAAGAGGAGCTTGAATATTTGGGCATCATCCATACGTCCGGGGAAGAACTGCTGAGGCAAATTAATGATATTCTCGATTTGTCCAAAGTGGAAGCGGGTAAAATGGAAATTTACAAAGAGGAAGTCAGCGTTCAAGAAATTCCGCAAATCCTGCAGCATCAATTCCATTGGGTCGCTGAGCAAAAGGCCATCGAATTTCAAATCCGAATGGGTGACAATCTGCCGGATTTAATCGAGACAGATGGCATGCGAGTGCATCAAATCATTAAAAATTTGCTATCCAACGCATTCAAATTTACTTCAAAGGGGCAAGTGACTTTGGAGATTCGCAGAGCCGCAGAAGGCTTTGACGGACGGCTGGGGGAGTGGATCGCTTTTGCCGTATCGGATACGGGCATCGGTGTTGCTCAAGAAAAGCACCGCCTGATCTTTGAAGCTTTCCGTCAGGCCGACGGGTCAATTAGTCGCAAATACGGAGGAACAGGTCTTGGATTGTCCATAAGCCTGGAGCTTACCAAGCTGCTCGGAGGACACCTCACTTTAGCAAGCCATGAAGGCAAGGGAAGCACATTTACCCTGTATTTGCCTGTCGACTGA
- the nagZ gene encoding beta-N-acetylhexosaminidase, producing the protein MRYTVNKSFRALCLTVWCALLLAGLTSCIGSKQESGPPAAVSEEPQKEVKDPIQERIERMSQSEKIGQMMLVGLDGYELGENARALIDTYRVGGFIFYKRNINDGLQLVELVNTLKAVNHERGAPPLWLSVDEEGGRVTRMPAELAKVPSAEKVGKAGKPELALHIGQALGEGLSAFGLNMNFAPVLDVNSNPGNPVIGNRSYDSNAERVGMMGVQMMMGLQSSQVVPVVKHFPGHGDTSVDSHIGLPVVNHDLDRLRSLELKPFAEAVRSGADAVMVAHILLPKLDPEAPATFSKPVITELLRKELGFTGVVITDDLTMGAIVKHYDIGQAAVRSVEAGSDVLLVGHGFDEAVSVFYALQQAVSDGVLTVEQLDQSVDRILRLKEKYKLDDENKAVPDLIRINSAIRSAVTSLDP; encoded by the coding sequence GTGCGTTATACAGTGAATAAGAGCTTTAGGGCACTCTGCCTCACTGTATGGTGTGCGCTCTTGCTTGCAGGGCTGACAAGCTGCATAGGCTCCAAGCAAGAGAGCGGACCCCCTGCCGCCGTGAGCGAGGAGCCGCAGAAGGAGGTCAAGGACCCAATTCAAGAGCGGATCGAGCGAATGTCGCAGAGTGAGAAGATCGGACAGATGATGCTTGTCGGATTGGACGGCTACGAATTGGGAGAAAACGCCAGAGCTTTGATCGATACGTACCGTGTGGGCGGCTTTATTTTTTATAAAAGGAATATTAATGACGGCCTTCAGCTGGTGGAGCTGGTCAATACCTTAAAAGCAGTGAATCATGAGCGGGGCGCGCCGCCACTATGGCTAAGTGTGGATGAGGAGGGGGGCCGTGTAACCCGCATGCCGGCGGAGCTTGCGAAAGTGCCCTCAGCGGAGAAGGTCGGGAAAGCAGGCAAGCCTGAGCTTGCTCTGCATATCGGACAGGCGCTTGGGGAGGGCTTGTCCGCATTCGGACTGAATATGAATTTCGCGCCAGTGCTCGATGTCAACAGCAATCCGGGCAACCCGGTCATCGGAAATAGGTCCTATGATTCCAATGCTGAGCGGGTAGGGATGATGGGTGTCCAAATGATGATGGGTCTGCAGTCGAGTCAGGTGGTCCCGGTGGTGAAGCATTTTCCGGGCCACGGGGATACGTCGGTCGATTCGCACATCGGCCTGCCGGTGGTGAATCATGATCTGGACCGACTGAGATCGCTGGAGCTAAAGCCTTTTGCTGAGGCGGTCCGCAGCGGTGCGGATGCGGTGATGGTGGCGCATATTTTGCTGCCAAAGCTTGACCCTGAGGCACCCGCGACCTTCTCCAAACCGGTCATTACGGAATTGCTGCGCAAGGAGCTGGGCTTCACAGGAGTAGTCATCACGGATGACTTGACGATGGGTGCCATTGTCAAGCATTATGATATCGGTCAGGCGGCTGTCCGGTCAGTGGAGGCGGGAAGCGATGTATTGCTTGTAGGCCACGGCTTTGATGAGGCCGTGAGCGTATTTTACGCCTTACAGCAGGCAGTTAGTGACGGGGTACTGACAGTGGAACAGCTTGACCAAAGCGTCGATCGAATTCTTCGTCTGAAGGAAAAGTATAAGTTAGACGATGAGAATAAAGCCGTTCCTGATCTGATCCGAATCAACAGTGCTATACGGAGCGCCGTTACGTCTTTAGATCCATAG
- a CDS encoding small multi-drug export protein: protein MIDIMQNDWGAAWQFVVIFLMAATPWLDVFVVVPLGVAWGLNPFGVSIVAFFGNWIPLLLLALFFREFTAWRTRRKERKALKRQLASAMDGESTVVNEGAGGAASTDLAGSPKKYRRAKQIWEKYGVPGLALLAPALVGTDIATLLALSFGSSRRWVMSWMTVSLLVWTVLMAVGSVYGLGFIGWFE, encoded by the coding sequence ATGATAGATATAATGCAGAACGATTGGGGTGCAGCCTGGCAATTTGTCGTCATCTTTCTGATGGCCGCTACTCCATGGCTGGATGTGTTTGTAGTCGTACCGCTCGGGGTGGCTTGGGGGCTGAATCCATTCGGGGTATCGATCGTGGCTTTTTTCGGTAACTGGATCCCCCTTTTGCTGCTGGCCCTGTTTTTCCGGGAATTTACGGCATGGAGAACCCGCAGGAAAGAACGCAAAGCTTTGAAGCGGCAATTGGCCTCGGCAATGGACGGCGAAAGCACTGTTGTGAATGAGGGTGCTGGTGGAGCCGCTTCGACAGACCTTGCCGGCAGCCCCAAAAAATACCGCCGAGCCAAACAAATCTGGGAGAAATACGGCGTTCCCGGTCTCGCTCTGCTGGCCCCCGCTCTGGTTGGCACGGATATAGCCACCTTGCTGGCCCTTTCGTTCGGCTCCTCCCGCCGCTGGGTGATGTCATGGATGACCGTCAGTTTGTTGGTGTGGACGGTGCTCATGGCCGTGGGCTCCGTTTATGGCCTTGGCTTCATCGGCTGGTTCGAGTAA
- a CDS encoding ribonuclease H family protein, with amino-acid sequence MAKSKYYVVWEGRQPGIYKTWAECQAQTNGYPQAKFKSYESEAEATRSFAAGWKKAFGAAARASSGGTTKSSGGSSVSGELPTEVELDSLSVDVGCSGNPGIVEYKGVLTRTGEVVFEHPPISKGTNNMGEFLAIVHGLAYLKKQGSVMTIYSDSMTAISWVRKKTVASTLVRDASTKEIWTLVDRAEAWLRQNSYPNKIVKWNTKAWGEIKADYGRK; translated from the coding sequence GTGGCGAAATCGAAGTATTATGTAGTTTGGGAAGGGCGACAGCCCGGTATTTATAAGACATGGGCTGAATGTCAGGCACAGACGAACGGATATCCGCAGGCGAAGTTTAAGTCCTATGAAAGCGAAGCGGAGGCAACCCGTTCGTTTGCGGCCGGATGGAAAAAAGCGTTCGGCGCTGCTGCGCGTGCTTCATCTGGCGGTACGACCAAGAGCAGCGGCGGAAGTTCAGTTTCGGGCGAGCTGCCGACCGAAGTGGAGCTAGACAGCCTCTCAGTGGACGTTGGCTGCAGCGGTAACCCCGGTATCGTCGAATACAAAGGGGTATTAACGCGGACGGGCGAGGTCGTGTTCGAGCATCCGCCCATTTCCAAAGGGACGAACAACATGGGGGAGTTTCTCGCGATCGTACACGGGCTGGCCTACCTGAAGAAACAAGGGAGCGTCATGACCATTTACAGTGATTCGATGACCGCGATCAGCTGGGTGAGAAAGAAGACGGTCGCCTCTACTTTGGTTCGCGATGCTTCGACCAAAGAAATCTGGACGCTTGTCGACCGCGCGGAAGCGTGGTTGCGGCAGAACAGCTACCCGAACAAAATCGTGAAGTGGAATACGAAGGCTTGGGGCGAGATTAAGGCCGATTATGGGAGAAAGTAA
- a CDS encoding GNAT family N-acetyltransferase — protein sequence MQYHRITEIEDPYFRQMHQLMQNVFPPEEVLEYELWAEPLRDPGIRVFVAILDGEVVGATEYRYYEDLQVAMTDFTIIGKEGLGIGPFLANRRMEDLRAVVAECRGTLLGMFAEIYNPYLSDQLEFGGVKSMNPFVRREVLAHLGYRKLDFDYIHPSWHNDGEAVHGLDLCFMAISDEAAESVPAALVSRFLEKYYAVLPQKPDAWYQMVQGLKQREIVRLLPI from the coding sequence ATGCAGTATCATCGTATAACCGAAATCGAAGATCCTTACTTCCGTCAAATGCATCAGCTGATGCAAAACGTGTTTCCGCCGGAAGAGGTTCTCGAATATGAGCTTTGGGCCGAACCGCTTCGCGATCCAGGAATCCGAGTATTTGTCGCCATTCTGGACGGCGAAGTCGTGGGCGCTACGGAATACCGATATTATGAGGATCTTCAAGTGGCTATGACGGATTTCACGATCATCGGTAAGGAAGGGCTTGGCATCGGTCCGTTCTTGGCTAACCGCCGGATGGAGGATTTGCGCGCTGTAGTGGCGGAGTGCAGAGGCACGCTGCTCGGCATGTTTGCCGAGATTTACAATCCGTATTTGTCCGATCAACTGGAGTTCGGGGGAGTCAAATCCATGAATCCGTTCGTGCGCCGTGAAGTGCTCGCGCATCTTGGTTACCGGAAGCTCGATTTTGACTACATACACCCTTCCTGGCATAATGACGGCGAAGCGGTTCACGGGCTCGACCTTTGCTTCATGGCGATTTCGGACGAAGCGGCGGAAAGTGTGCCGGCAGCTTTGGTTTCCAGATTCCTGGAAAAATATTACGCCGTCCTGCCGCAAAAACCCGATGCCTGGTACCAAATGGTACAGGGACTAAAGCAGCGTGAAATCGTGCGGCTGCTGCCGATTTAA
- the yhfH gene encoding protein YhfH: MLMRTTEFYESLPLKCCDTCGDALEEMADCYSCTCPKCQGVTFYPLSPVKRSITGSAGTSSD; this comes from the coding sequence ATGCTGATGCGTACTACCGAGTTTTATGAAAGCTTGCCCTTGAAATGCTGCGATACTTGCGGAGACGCACTGGAAGAAATGGCCGACTGCTACAGCTGTACGTGCCCTAAATGCCAGGGTGTTACGTTCTACCCGCTCAGCCCTGTTAAACGCTCCATCACAGGATCGGCAGGAACATCAAGCGATTAG
- a CDS encoding glycosyltransferase: MDRQPLISVIIPTYNRTDFLCELIESLWRQTYRHLQIIIVNDCGESVDFVKDLYPELDITVVNMESNQKHVHARNKGLGFVSGEYIMLCDDDDLLLPGHVERMLRELEDSDMVYSDVEIFDYELEAGVRRATKRFVFAYEYNLAAMRRFSTFFSSGCVYRRALHERLGLFDVKMHHYWDWDFFLRTAEQYRVKRVPVASALYAFAQSGSSNMSGDLEDMRPFLDKLAAKHGLGELPTKNFFLLLEEPEVKAREAQTELLWDGEPIVSRLAVRKKEA, translated from the coding sequence ATGGATCGGCAGCCGTTGATATCCGTGATTATACCGACCTATAACCGGACGGATTTTTTGTGTGAGCTGATCGAATCGCTGTGGCGACAGACGTACCGGCATTTGCAGATCATTATCGTGAACGACTGCGGTGAATCTGTCGATTTCGTAAAAGATCTATACCCGGAGCTGGATATTACGGTTGTGAACATGGAGAGCAACCAAAAGCATGTGCACGCTCGAAACAAAGGGCTCGGATTCGTAAGCGGCGAGTACATTATGCTGTGTGATGACGACGATTTGCTGCTGCCGGGGCATGTGGAACGGATGCTGAGAGAGCTTGAAGACAGCGATATGGTGTACTCCGATGTTGAAATATTCGATTACGAGCTGGAAGCGGGCGTACGGCGGGCGACGAAGCGGTTTGTGTTTGCCTACGAGTACAATCTTGCCGCGATGCGCCGCTTTTCGACGTTCTTTTCATCCGGCTGCGTGTATCGGAGGGCGCTGCATGAGCGCCTGGGTCTATTTGATGTGAAGATGCATCATTATTGGGATTGGGACTTTTTTCTGCGAACGGCGGAGCAATATCGGGTCAAAAGGGTTCCGGTGGCCAGCGCATTGTATGCTTTCGCACAGAGCGGCAGCAGTAATATGTCGGGGGATTTGGAGGACATGAGACCCTTTTTGGACAAGCTGGCGGCCAAGCACGGACTTGGGGAGCTGCCGACCAAAAACTTTTTCCTGCTGTTGGAGGAGCCGGAGGTTAAAGCGCGCGAGGCGCAAACAGAGCTGCTGTGGGACGGAGAGCCGATCGTGTCGCGTCTGGCTGTCAGGAAGAAGGAGGCATAA
- a CDS encoding helix-turn-helix transcriptional regulator, whose amino-acid sequence MLRTRVKELRARFDWSQDDLGRKVGATRQTIGMIEKGDYAPSVVLALKIASAFGMPVEEVFYLEDAEADGDRTKGRDHR is encoded by the coding sequence ATGCTGCGAACCAGAGTCAAAGAGCTGCGGGCACGATTCGATTGGTCTCAGGACGATCTTGGCCGCAAGGTTGGGGCAACCCGGCAAACGATCGGCATGATCGAGAAGGGCGATTATGCCCCTTCCGTCGTTCTGGCGCTGAAGATTGCCTCCGCTTTTGGAATGCCCGTAGAAGAAGTGTTTTATTTGGAGGATGCCGAAGCAGATGGAGACAGAACGAAAGGAAGGGATCATCGATGA
- a CDS encoding nitroreductase family protein, whose amino-acid sequence MNQLERKQDALQVMLSRHSVRKYERGFIIPEAELNEILEAAASAPSSWNLQHWRFLVIQEQANKDRLLPITFGQQQVSDASVVVVVLGDLQANLIAPTVYEKAAPEIREMMVKQIEGAYAANPALGRDEALRNASFAAMQLMLAAKTKGYDTVPMGGYNQAALITEFNIPERYVPVVMIPIGKAATPARPTERLPLASQVIHESF is encoded by the coding sequence ATGAACCAACTGGAACGAAAACAGGATGCGCTGCAAGTGATGTTGTCTCGCCATTCTGTTCGCAAATATGAGAGAGGCTTCATTATTCCAGAGGCCGAGCTGAACGAAATTCTTGAGGCTGCCGCCAGCGCTCCTTCCTCTTGGAACCTACAGCATTGGCGCTTCCTGGTGATCCAAGAGCAAGCGAATAAAGACCGGCTGCTTCCGATCACCTTCGGGCAGCAGCAAGTGTCAGACGCCTCCGTTGTCGTTGTGGTGCTTGGGGATCTACAGGCCAACTTGATCGCACCCACCGTCTATGAGAAGGCCGCTCCGGAAATTCGCGAAATGATGGTGAAGCAAATCGAAGGAGCTTATGCCGCTAATCCGGCATTGGGGAGAGATGAAGCGCTCCGTAACGCTTCGTTTGCTGCCATGCAGCTGATGCTGGCTGCCAAGACGAAAGGCTATGATACCGTGCCTATGGGAGGGTACAACCAAGCTGCACTGATTACGGAATTTAATATTCCTGAACGGTATGTGCCCGTTGTGATGATTCCAATCGGCAAAGCCGCCACTCCGGCTCGTCCTACAGAGCGTCTGCCGCTCGCAAGCCAAGTTATTCATGAGAGCTTCTAG
- a CDS encoding glycosyltransferase, translated as MFVKDNLNSGARALVLSGDLGDGHRQAARALAEACSTGAVPWVQAETVDFLQQIHPHLHPFIRYGFLQGVEKAPFVYGYLYRKTRSSEGLSFPFQCFLTMGLRRLAALVEEKRPDVIVCTFPLAAAAVSLLKSRTGLGTPLVTVITDHTDHSLWLNPNTDLYLVGSEHVSAALRLRGIPQTSVCVTGIPVRPCFSEVPDQAELRRKLGLKPDLPVVLVMGGGCGLLSEETRELIRSSVVRRHIQLIFICGSNDAARTQLEKDLQQSPTPNIRITGFIDNIHEWMGSADLLVTKPGGLTTSEAAAAGLPMLLYKPIPGQEEDNASVLERAGLAVIAAKERMLRDQLLELVENRAALYVMRTSAMRFRRKRSVETAWEAIMKLQPANCLNIEARKALTVRGAQAGT; from the coding sequence ATGTTTGTGAAGGACAATCTGAACTCAGGGGCCCGTGCGTTGGTGCTTTCAGGTGATCTGGGGGACGGCCATCGTCAGGCGGCTCGTGCACTTGCGGAAGCATGCAGTACGGGGGCGGTACCTTGGGTTCAGGCGGAAACGGTCGATTTTTTGCAGCAGATTCATCCGCATCTTCATCCGTTTATAAGATACGGGTTTCTCCAAGGAGTGGAGAAAGCGCCGTTTGTCTACGGATACTTATACAGAAAGACCAGGTCGAGCGAAGGCCTGTCATTCCCTTTTCAATGCTTTCTGACGATGGGGCTGCGGCGGCTTGCGGCATTAGTGGAGGAGAAGCGGCCCGATGTCATCGTATGTACTTTTCCATTGGCTGCAGCGGCAGTGTCGTTGTTGAAGTCGAGAACGGGACTCGGGACTCCGCTCGTGACAGTAATAACGGATCATACCGATCACAGCCTGTGGTTAAACCCAAATACGGACTTGTATTTGGTCGGATCCGAGCATGTATCCGCCGCTTTGCGGCTTCGGGGAATCCCACAAACAAGCGTGTGTGTAACTGGAATCCCGGTTCGCCCATGTTTTTCCGAGGTCCCGGACCAAGCTGAGTTGAGGCGAAAGCTTGGACTTAAGCCGGATCTGCCGGTTGTCTTGGTTATGGGGGGCGGCTGCGGCTTGCTTAGTGAAGAAACGAGGGAACTGATCCGTTCGTCTGTTGTGCGGCGGCATATACAGCTTATCTTCATCTGCGGCAGTAATGATGCGGCCCGGACTCAATTGGAGAAGGATTTGCAGCAGAGCCCCACGCCCAACATCCGGATTACCGGCTTTATCGATAATATTCATGAGTGGATGGGGTCAGCCGACTTGCTGGTCACCAAGCCTGGCGGCTTAACGACATCGGAGGCAGCAGCAGCTGGACTGCCGATGCTGCTGTATAAGCCCATTCCTGGTCAAGAGGAAGACAATGCCTCCGTACTGGAAAGGGCCGGGTTAGCCGTCATTGCTGCGAAGGAACGGATGCTTCGGGATCAACTGCTGGAGCTGGTGGAGAACCGTGCCGCACTATACGTCATGAGAACGAGTGCTATGCGGTTTCGCCGTAAACGATCTGTAGAAACGGCGTGGGAAGCAATTATGAAGCTGCAGCCCGCAAACTGTTTGAATATAGAAGCCCGAAAGGCGCTTACCGTTCGCGGGGCTCAAGCCGGGACATAA